Proteins encoded by one window of Salarias fasciatus chromosome 1, fSalaFa1.1, whole genome shotgun sequence:
- the dennd5a gene encoding DENN domain-containing protein 5A isoform X1 — translation MTTGFSSGSCRFADYFVICGLDTESGLEPDELSALCQYIEATKFRDGARGNLASANKGENFEQSPLRRTFKSKVLAHYPDNVEWNPFDQDAVGMLCMPKGLSFRTQVDSREPQFHSFIITREDGSRTYGFALTFFEEVTSKQICSAMQTLYHMHNAEQYDILHTPTSPPGPEDQRHQHSQTRPVLHAAPSISRLQRFNSYDISRDTLYVSKCICLITPMAFAQACRKVLQQLHQAVSCPQPPPLPLESYIYNILYEVPLPPSGRSLKFSGVYGPVVCQRPSTSELPLFDFAISEMFNLLGVENVLQLFTCALLEMQILLYSQHYQRLMTVAESITALMFPFQWQHVYVPILPASLLHFLDAPVPYLMGLHSNGQDDRTKLELPQEANLCFVDIDNHFIELPEELPQFPNKLEFIQEISEVLMSFGVSPEGNIHSTDRQTKLRGFRSVDMVSDKRNGNLSSPLNSYLLRENETIARLQALVKRTGVSLEKLEVREDAGSGKDAQVQCDEEELKMHQLNIHVREVFANRFTQMFADYEVFVIQPSQDKESWFTNRDQMQNFDKASFLSDQPEPYLPFLSRFLETQMFASFIDGKILCHDDEDKEHSLRVFDSRVDKIRMLNVRTPTLRTSMYQKCTNIEEADNLFRKRYEKADFVVPEPHAISPETDNTSHQKAIEMRVAKIDHTALHPHLLDMKIGQGRYEQGFFPRLQSDVLSTGPTSNKWAKRSAPAQWRRRDRQKQHAEHLYLDNDQREHVECLFPELQLLLFLDYYWLSQSFKPCLKSVTVDVKYIQEARNLGTTIRQPKLSNLSPSVIAQTNWKFVEGLLKECRNKTKRMLVEKMGREAVELGHGEVSITGVEENTLIASLCDLLERIWSHGLQVKQGKSALWSHLLHYQDSKEKKNATPGGLGPPGLIHDTERRKSDGGMSAMPPLKVSLIQDMRHIQNISEIKTDVGKARAWVRLSMEKKLLSRHLKQLLSDHELTKKLYKRYAFLRCDDEKEQFLYHLLSFNAVDYFCFTNVFTTIMIPYHVVVVPSKKLGGSMFTANPWVCVSGELAETGVLQVPRNTLEITFECQNLGKLTTVQMGHDNTGLYAKWLVECVMVRNEITGHTYKFPCGRWLGKGVDDGSLERILVGELMTPSTENDERMCRTPPMQQSPGMMRRFVTISPNSKPKLNTGQIQEGVGEAINGIVKHFHKPEKERGSLTLLLCGEYGLVWALEQVFQHGFKSPRLFKNVFIWDFLEKSQVYFESAEQRQATPDENWQTRVRHFCRFMRAINSTSRNIGKDGKFQMLVCLGARDHLLHHWIALLADCPITAQMYEDTALIKDRTLVNSLIRVLQTLQEFNITLEASLVKGVGI, via the exons CTTTATGCCAGTATATAGAGGCTACTAAATTCAGAGATGGGGCCAGAGGAAATTTGGCAAGTGCAAACAAAG GTGAGAATTTTGAGCAGAGTCCATTGCGGAGAACCTTTAAATCCAAAGTTCTTGCACATTATCCAGACAATGTCGAATGGAATCCATTTGACCAAGATGCAGTTGGCATG CTTTGTATGCCAAAGGGTCTATCATTCAGGACGCAGGTGGACTCCCGGGAGCCTCAGTTCCACTCCTTCATCATCACGCGGGAGGACGGCTCCCGCACCTACGGCTTTGCCCTCACCTTCTTCGAGGAGGTGACCAGTAAGCAGATCTGCAGCGCCATGCAGACTCTCTACCACATGCACAACGCAGAGCAGTACGACATCTTGCACACTCCCACCTCCCCGCCGGGGCCCGAGGACCAGCGGCACCAACACTCGCAGACCCGTCCCGTGCTGCACGCGGCGCCGTCCATCTCCCGCCTGCAGCGCTTCAACTCGTACGACATCAGCCGCGACACGCTGTACGTGTCCAAGTGCATCTGCCTGATCACGCCCATGGCCTTCGCGCAGGCCTGCAGGAAGGTGCTGCAGCAACTCCACCAAGCCGTCTCCTGCCCccagccccctcccctccccctggaGAGCTACATATACAACATCCTTTATGAGGTGCCCCTGCCGCCGTCCGGCCGCTCCCTAAAGTTCTCAGGCGTCTACGGGCCCGTGGTGTGCCAGAGGCCGAGCACATCGGAGCTGCCGCTCTTTGACTTTGCCATCAGTGAGATGTTTAATCTGCTCGGGGTGGAGAACGTTCTGCAGCTCTTCACCTGCGCCCTGCTCGAGATGCAGATCCTGCTCTACTCACAAC ATTACCAGAGGCTGATGACCGTAGCAGAGAGCATCACGGCCTTAATGTTCCCCTTCCAGTGGCAGCATGTGTACGTTCCCATCCTCCCGGCCTCCCTGCTCCACTTCCTGGACGCTCCGGTGCCGTATCTCATGGGGCTCCACTCCAACGGGCAAGACGACCGCACCAAACTAGAACTGCCCCAGGAg GCCAACCTGTGTTTTGTGGACATCGATAATCACTTCATCGAGCTGCCAGAGGAGCTGCCCCAGTTTCCCAACAAGCTGGAGTTCATCCAGGAGATCTCGGAGGTGCTCATGTCTTTTGGCGTCTCTCCAGAGGGAAATATTCACTCCACCGACAGACAGACCAAGCTCCGCGGCTTCAGATCAGTCGATATGGTCTCCGACAAGCGGAACGGCAACCTGTCGTCACCCCTCAACTCCTACCTGCTGAGGGAGAATGAGACCATCGccaggctgcaggctctggtCAAGAGGACAGGAGTCAGCCTGGAGAAG CTGGAGGTGAGAGAGGACGCCGGCAGCGGGAAGGACGCGCAGGTTCAGTGcgacgaggaggagctgaagatgcACCAGCTCAACATCCACGTGCGAGAAGTCTTCGCCAACCGCTTCACGCAGATGTTCGCCGACTACGAGGTGTTCGTCATCCAGCCCAGCCAGGACAAAGAGTCGTGGTTCACAAACCGAGACCAGATGCAGAACTTTGACAAG GCTTCCTTCCTGTCGGACCAGCCCGAGCCGTACCTGCCCTTCCTGTCGCGCTTTTTGGAGACGCAGATGTTCGCCTCCTTCATCGACGGCAAGATCCTCTGTCACGACGACGAAGACAAGGAGCACTCCCTGCGGGTGTTCGACTCCCGGGTGGATAAGATCCGGATGCTGAACGTGCGCACGCCCACACTGCGAACCTCCATGTACCAGAAATGCACCAACATCGAAGAAGCAG ACAACCTGTTTAGAAAGCGATATGAAAAAGCTGATTTTGTTGTCCCTGAACCTCACGCCATTAGCCCGGAAACCGACAACACCAGCCACC AGAAAGCCATAGAGATGAGGGTGGCGAAGATCGACCACACCGCCCTGCACCCCCACCTGCTGGACATGAAGATCGGTCAGGGGCGCTACGAGCAGGGCTTTTTCCCGCGCCTGCAGTCCGACGTGCTCTCCACCGGGCCCACCAGCAATAA ATGGGCCAAGAGGAGTGCTCCTGCCCAGTGGCGGAGGAGGGACCGACAGAAGCAGCACGCTGAGCACCTTTATTTAGACAACGACCAGAGAGAG CATGTCGAGTGTTTGTTtccggagctgcagctcctgctgtttCTTGACTACTACTGGCTCTCGCAGTCCTTCAAGCCCTGTCTAAAGTCGGTGACTGTGGATGTG AAGTACATCCAGGAAGCCAGAAACTTGGGCACGACCATCAGGCAGCCTAAACTATCCAACCTGTCGCCGTCTGTCATCGCCCAGACCAACTGGAAGTTTGTGGAAGGATTGCTGAAGGAGTGCAGGAACAAG ACCAAGCGTATGCTGGTGGAGAAGATGGGCCGGGAGGCAGTGGAGTTGGGTCATGGGGAAGTGAGCATCACCGGCGTGGAAGAGAACACGCTGATAGCTAGCCTCTGTGACCTGCTGGAGAGGATCTGGAGCCACGGACTGCAGGTTAAACAG GGGAAATCTGCCTTGTGGTCTCACCTGCTGCACTACCAGGACAGCAAGGAGAAGAAGAACGCAACTCCCGGTGGATTAGGACCTCCTg GTTTAATTCATGACACTGAAAGACGGAAATCCGATGGGGGCATGTCAGCAATGCCTCCTCTGAAAGTCTCTCTGATCCAGGACATGAG ACACATTCAGAACATAAGCGAGATCAAGACAGACGTGGGCAAAGCCAGAGCCTGGGTCCGTCTCTCCatggagaagaagctgctctccagacatctgaagcagctgctgtctgaccACGAGCTGACAAA GAAACTTTACAAGCGCTACGCCTTCCTGCGCTGTGATGATGAGAAGGAGCAGTTTCTTTACCACCTCCTGTCCTTCAACGCGGTCGATTATTTCTGTTTCACCAACGTATTCACAACCATCA TGATCCCCTACCACGTGGTGGTTGTTCCCAGTAAGAAGCTGGGGGGCTCCATGTTCACCGCCAACCCCTGGGTGTGTGTCTCCGGTGAGCTGGCAGAGACTGGAGTCCTGCAGGTCcccagaaacactctggagaTCACTTTCGAG TGCCAGAACCTGGGCAAACTCACCACAGTGCAGATGGGTCACGATAACACAGGGCTCTATGCGAAGTGGCTGGTCGAGTGCGTTATGGTCCGCAACGAGATCACGGGACACACGTACAA GTTCCCATGCGGCCGGTGGCTGGGGAAAGGCGTGGATGACGGCAGTCTGGAGAGGATCCTGGTGGGGGAGCTGATGACCCCCAGCACAGAGAATGACGAGCGGATGTGCCGCACGCCACCGATGCAGCAGTCCCCAGGGATGATGAGGAGATTTGTTACCATCTCACCAAACAGCAAACCAA AGTTAAACACAGGTCAGATCCAGGAGGGAGTGGGAGAGGCCATCAACGGGATTGTGAAGCACTTCCACAAGCCGGAGAAGGAG AGAGGCAGTctgactcttctcctctgtgggGAGTACGGCCTCGTCTGGGCTCTGGAGCAGGTTTTCCAGCACGGCTTCAAATCACCTCGACTCTTTAAGAATGTTTTCATCTGGGACTTCTTAG AGAAGTCTCAAGTGTACTTTGAAAGTGCCGAGCAGCGACAGGCGACTCCAGATGAAAACTGGCAGACCAGAGTGCGACACTTCTGCCGCTTCATGCGCGCCATCAACAGCACTTCCAGAAACATTGGCAAGGATGGAAAGTTCCAGATGCTCGTCTGTTTGGGTGCACG GGACCATTTGCTCCATCACTGGATCGCTCTGCTTGCAGACTGTCCGATCACGGCTCAGATGTACGAGGACACTGCACTGATTAAGGACCGCACCTTGGTAAACTCTCTGATCAGAGTGTTGCAGACTTTGCAAGAGTTCAACATCACCCTGGAGGCTTCACTCGTCAAAGGCGTGGGTATCTGA
- the dennd5a gene encoding DENN domain-containing protein 5A isoform X3: protein MTTGFSSGSCRFADYFVICGLDTESGLEPDELSALCQYIEATKFRDGARGNLASANKGENFEQSPLRRTFKSKVLAHYPDNVEWNPFDQDAVGMLCMPKGLSFRTQVDSREPQFHSFIITREDGSRTYGFALTFFEEVTSKQICSAMQTLYHMHNAEQYDILHTPTSPPGPEDQRHQHSQTRPVLHAAPSISRLQRFNSYDISRDTLYVSKCICLITPMAFAQACRKVLQQLHQAVSCPQPPPLPLESYIYNILYEVPLPPSGRSLKFSGVYGPVVCQRPSTSELPLFDFAISEMFNLLGVENVLQLFTCALLEMQILLYSQHYQRLMTVAESITALMFPFQWQHVYVPILPASLLHFLDAPVPYLMGLHSNGQDDRTKLELPQEANLCFVDIDNHFIELPEELPQFPNKLEFIQEISEVLMSFGVSPEGNIHSTDRQTKLRGFRSVDMVSDKRNGNLSSPLNSYLLRENETIARLQALVKRTGVSLEKLEVREDAGSGKDAQVQCDEEELKMHQLNIHVREVFANRFTQMFADYEVFVIQPSQDKESWFTNRDQMQNFDKASFLSDQPEPYLPFLSRFLETQMFASFIDGKILCHDDEDKEHSLRVFDSRVDKIRMLNVRTPTLRTSMYQKCTNIEEADNLFRKRYEKADFVVPEPHAISPETDNTSHQKAIEMRVAKIDHTALHPHLLDMKIGQGRYEQGFFPRLQSDVLSTGPTSNKWAKRSAPAQWRRRDRQKQHAEHLYLDNDQREKYIQEARNLGTTIRQPKLSNLSPSVIAQTNWKFVEGLLKECRNKTKRMLVEKMGREAVELGHGEVSITGVEENTLIASLCDLLERIWSHGLQVKQGKSALWSHLLHYQDSKEKKNATPGGLGPPGLIHDTERRKSDGGMSAMPPLKVSLIQDMRHIQNISEIKTDVGKARAWVRLSMEKKLLSRHLKQLLSDHELTKKLYKRYAFLRCDDEKEQFLYHLLSFNAVDYFCFTNVFTTIMIPYHVVVVPSKKLGGSMFTANPWVCVSGELAETGVLQVPRNTLEITFECQNLGKLTTVQMGHDNTGLYAKWLVECVMVRNEITGHTYKFPCGRWLGKGVDDGSLERILVGELMTPSTENDERMCRTPPMQQSPGMMRRFVTISPNSKPKLNTGQIQEGVGEAINGIVKHFHKPEKERGSLTLLLCGEYGLVWALEQVFQHGFKSPRLFKNVFIWDFLEKSQVYFESAEQRQATPDENWQTRVRHFCRFMRAINSTSRNIGKDGKFQMLVCLGARDHLLHHWIALLADCPITAQMYEDTALIKDRTLVNSLIRVLQTLQEFNITLEASLVKGVGI, encoded by the exons CTTTATGCCAGTATATAGAGGCTACTAAATTCAGAGATGGGGCCAGAGGAAATTTGGCAAGTGCAAACAAAG GTGAGAATTTTGAGCAGAGTCCATTGCGGAGAACCTTTAAATCCAAAGTTCTTGCACATTATCCAGACAATGTCGAATGGAATCCATTTGACCAAGATGCAGTTGGCATG CTTTGTATGCCAAAGGGTCTATCATTCAGGACGCAGGTGGACTCCCGGGAGCCTCAGTTCCACTCCTTCATCATCACGCGGGAGGACGGCTCCCGCACCTACGGCTTTGCCCTCACCTTCTTCGAGGAGGTGACCAGTAAGCAGATCTGCAGCGCCATGCAGACTCTCTACCACATGCACAACGCAGAGCAGTACGACATCTTGCACACTCCCACCTCCCCGCCGGGGCCCGAGGACCAGCGGCACCAACACTCGCAGACCCGTCCCGTGCTGCACGCGGCGCCGTCCATCTCCCGCCTGCAGCGCTTCAACTCGTACGACATCAGCCGCGACACGCTGTACGTGTCCAAGTGCATCTGCCTGATCACGCCCATGGCCTTCGCGCAGGCCTGCAGGAAGGTGCTGCAGCAACTCCACCAAGCCGTCTCCTGCCCccagccccctcccctccccctggaGAGCTACATATACAACATCCTTTATGAGGTGCCCCTGCCGCCGTCCGGCCGCTCCCTAAAGTTCTCAGGCGTCTACGGGCCCGTGGTGTGCCAGAGGCCGAGCACATCGGAGCTGCCGCTCTTTGACTTTGCCATCAGTGAGATGTTTAATCTGCTCGGGGTGGAGAACGTTCTGCAGCTCTTCACCTGCGCCCTGCTCGAGATGCAGATCCTGCTCTACTCACAAC ATTACCAGAGGCTGATGACCGTAGCAGAGAGCATCACGGCCTTAATGTTCCCCTTCCAGTGGCAGCATGTGTACGTTCCCATCCTCCCGGCCTCCCTGCTCCACTTCCTGGACGCTCCGGTGCCGTATCTCATGGGGCTCCACTCCAACGGGCAAGACGACCGCACCAAACTAGAACTGCCCCAGGAg GCCAACCTGTGTTTTGTGGACATCGATAATCACTTCATCGAGCTGCCAGAGGAGCTGCCCCAGTTTCCCAACAAGCTGGAGTTCATCCAGGAGATCTCGGAGGTGCTCATGTCTTTTGGCGTCTCTCCAGAGGGAAATATTCACTCCACCGACAGACAGACCAAGCTCCGCGGCTTCAGATCAGTCGATATGGTCTCCGACAAGCGGAACGGCAACCTGTCGTCACCCCTCAACTCCTACCTGCTGAGGGAGAATGAGACCATCGccaggctgcaggctctggtCAAGAGGACAGGAGTCAGCCTGGAGAAG CTGGAGGTGAGAGAGGACGCCGGCAGCGGGAAGGACGCGCAGGTTCAGTGcgacgaggaggagctgaagatgcACCAGCTCAACATCCACGTGCGAGAAGTCTTCGCCAACCGCTTCACGCAGATGTTCGCCGACTACGAGGTGTTCGTCATCCAGCCCAGCCAGGACAAAGAGTCGTGGTTCACAAACCGAGACCAGATGCAGAACTTTGACAAG GCTTCCTTCCTGTCGGACCAGCCCGAGCCGTACCTGCCCTTCCTGTCGCGCTTTTTGGAGACGCAGATGTTCGCCTCCTTCATCGACGGCAAGATCCTCTGTCACGACGACGAAGACAAGGAGCACTCCCTGCGGGTGTTCGACTCCCGGGTGGATAAGATCCGGATGCTGAACGTGCGCACGCCCACACTGCGAACCTCCATGTACCAGAAATGCACCAACATCGAAGAAGCAG ACAACCTGTTTAGAAAGCGATATGAAAAAGCTGATTTTGTTGTCCCTGAACCTCACGCCATTAGCCCGGAAACCGACAACACCAGCCACC AGAAAGCCATAGAGATGAGGGTGGCGAAGATCGACCACACCGCCCTGCACCCCCACCTGCTGGACATGAAGATCGGTCAGGGGCGCTACGAGCAGGGCTTTTTCCCGCGCCTGCAGTCCGACGTGCTCTCCACCGGGCCCACCAGCAATAA ATGGGCCAAGAGGAGTGCTCCTGCCCAGTGGCGGAGGAGGGACCGACAGAAGCAGCACGCTGAGCACCTTTATTTAGACAACGACCAGAGAGAG AAGTACATCCAGGAAGCCAGAAACTTGGGCACGACCATCAGGCAGCCTAAACTATCCAACCTGTCGCCGTCTGTCATCGCCCAGACCAACTGGAAGTTTGTGGAAGGATTGCTGAAGGAGTGCAGGAACAAG ACCAAGCGTATGCTGGTGGAGAAGATGGGCCGGGAGGCAGTGGAGTTGGGTCATGGGGAAGTGAGCATCACCGGCGTGGAAGAGAACACGCTGATAGCTAGCCTCTGTGACCTGCTGGAGAGGATCTGGAGCCACGGACTGCAGGTTAAACAG GGGAAATCTGCCTTGTGGTCTCACCTGCTGCACTACCAGGACAGCAAGGAGAAGAAGAACGCAACTCCCGGTGGATTAGGACCTCCTg GTTTAATTCATGACACTGAAAGACGGAAATCCGATGGGGGCATGTCAGCAATGCCTCCTCTGAAAGTCTCTCTGATCCAGGACATGAG ACACATTCAGAACATAAGCGAGATCAAGACAGACGTGGGCAAAGCCAGAGCCTGGGTCCGTCTCTCCatggagaagaagctgctctccagacatctgaagcagctgctgtctgaccACGAGCTGACAAA GAAACTTTACAAGCGCTACGCCTTCCTGCGCTGTGATGATGAGAAGGAGCAGTTTCTTTACCACCTCCTGTCCTTCAACGCGGTCGATTATTTCTGTTTCACCAACGTATTCACAACCATCA TGATCCCCTACCACGTGGTGGTTGTTCCCAGTAAGAAGCTGGGGGGCTCCATGTTCACCGCCAACCCCTGGGTGTGTGTCTCCGGTGAGCTGGCAGAGACTGGAGTCCTGCAGGTCcccagaaacactctggagaTCACTTTCGAG TGCCAGAACCTGGGCAAACTCACCACAGTGCAGATGGGTCACGATAACACAGGGCTCTATGCGAAGTGGCTGGTCGAGTGCGTTATGGTCCGCAACGAGATCACGGGACACACGTACAA GTTCCCATGCGGCCGGTGGCTGGGGAAAGGCGTGGATGACGGCAGTCTGGAGAGGATCCTGGTGGGGGAGCTGATGACCCCCAGCACAGAGAATGACGAGCGGATGTGCCGCACGCCACCGATGCAGCAGTCCCCAGGGATGATGAGGAGATTTGTTACCATCTCACCAAACAGCAAACCAA AGTTAAACACAGGTCAGATCCAGGAGGGAGTGGGAGAGGCCATCAACGGGATTGTGAAGCACTTCCACAAGCCGGAGAAGGAG AGAGGCAGTctgactcttctcctctgtgggGAGTACGGCCTCGTCTGGGCTCTGGAGCAGGTTTTCCAGCACGGCTTCAAATCACCTCGACTCTTTAAGAATGTTTTCATCTGGGACTTCTTAG AGAAGTCTCAAGTGTACTTTGAAAGTGCCGAGCAGCGACAGGCGACTCCAGATGAAAACTGGCAGACCAGAGTGCGACACTTCTGCCGCTTCATGCGCGCCATCAACAGCACTTCCAGAAACATTGGCAAGGATGGAAAGTTCCAGATGCTCGTCTGTTTGGGTGCACG GGACCATTTGCTCCATCACTGGATCGCTCTGCTTGCAGACTGTCCGATCACGGCTCAGATGTACGAGGACACTGCACTGATTAAGGACCGCACCTTGGTAAACTCTCTGATCAGAGTGTTGCAGACTTTGCAAGAGTTCAACATCACCCTGGAGGCTTCACTCGTCAAAGGCGTGGGTATCTGA